A single window of Myripristis murdjan chromosome 21, fMyrMur1.1, whole genome shotgun sequence DNA harbors:
- the LOC115379665 gene encoding ribosomal RNA processing protein 1 homolog B-like has protein sequence MATIQEAEVQFAQRLASNDKPTRTKALKKLRKYISVRSQNGKGGFTGDELLKLWKGLFYCLWMQDKPLLQEELSKQISGLLHSFQSVDSQLLYVESFLQTFKREWTGIDRLRMDKFFQLVRFMFRQTFEMLRRKQWDSSVVSRFLELLTAQVLQSGSAAPMGLQYHILDLYMTELAAVGSAELTADQNLVFIDPFCKTAAKTKDQTLLRAICSSIFSTIIDQAPFAIEDLMKELKAADASDSDSGQASEEEEEPKVVSKKTTGKQMNGTNSDEEDDLLHLEDSDTELADDGEIGPVLQFDFASLADKLFELASRSNTPNQNRQRLYKIIKVLRNLSEGIFPQDEYPEEVSTDEDDEMFGSRKRMKRKRGLAEEEEGDGGGGPTAKKRKGKKKDVGKLGKQNEDSTKDDKEPANLTTNDDTIKKKKKKKKKKRKAGVSESVGSKENAVESEQVKVVVSPTETDTQGSVVKDSEKVETSGAQKCSQPVGSARDVEKEEPMETSKSSVKITEKVTLTVTEGQTETLLPLEVKNQSSVTVTDEAGQPEPQAAEDTNRDQAETLSKKRKKKKSEAKVPKPDGTVTEASGTQPAPVTHEEDTSVEAAEPENFLEAAKPKKKGKKDLKAEKKAEGIEAESHTEVASTEAEKINRDASTPETDATTPAKKKSKKKKAEEGKAEVQVAREGGITEAETVSIGGEASQDTMMTPLKKTKKLKNKVQEVEETDVTLEASTDTSAVTPSKKKKKKNQRASKTEELKEDNVAVRETPQEPLSEVTMATTIKTKKKKQKATADQMAGDRGDTEAEVGGEPLSEEAPPESQVLPSSEKKSKKKRKIPVVFEFEADELEAAAQEAVTANGPTEEETTAKKAKLSHTAEKPSTPLSSKKSQKKAKVAKTGSDFISFQSSASIPTPLFCKTKGSSSTPLSGKKKCQTPQSESKKVTFGLKNNKTAEFRKTDRSLLVSPEGSSRVPFDPKQKPKFGVLKSPGGLHSTSVKKTPKSNKKAKASTTPKSTPKRRPTAADFF, from the exons ATGGCGACAATACAAGAGGCAGAGGTCCAGTTTGCTCAACGACTGGCCTCCAACGACAAGCCCACCCGGACCAAGGCTTTGAAGAAGCTGAGGAAATACATCAGCGTCAGGTCACAGAATGGCAAAG GGGGATTCACTGGAGATGAGCTGCTCAAACTGTGGAAGGGTCTCTTCTACTGCCTCTGGATGCAGGACAAGCCTCTCCTCCAG GAGGAGCTGTCAAAGCAGATCTCCGGTCTTCTCCACAGCTTCCAGAGTGTTGACAGCC agctCTTGTATGTGGAAAGTTTCCTGCAGACTTTCAAAAGAGAGTGGACTGGAATTGACAGGCTGCGGATGGACAAATTTTTCCAG CTGGTTCGCTTCATGTTCAGACAAACATTTgagatgctgaggaggaaacAGTGGGACAGCAg CGTGGTGTCCAGGTTTCTGGAGCTGCTGACAGCTCAGGTCCTTCAGAGCGGCAGTGCGGCCCCCATGGGGCTGCAGTACCACATCCTGGACCTTTACATGACGGAGCTGGCCGCTGTGGGCTCAGCCGAG CTCACCGCTGATCAGAACTTGGTGTTCATCGATCCATtttgcaaaacagcagcaaaaaccaAGGA TCAGACCCTGTTGAGGGCCATCTGCAGCAGCATCTTCAGCACCATTATCGACCAGGCTCCCTTCGCTATTGAAGACCTGATGAAGGAGCTGAAAGCGGCAGACGCCTCCGACTCCGACTCAGGACAGGCTtctgaagaagaggaggagccgAAAGTTGTCAGCAAGAAGACGACAGGGAAGCAGATGAATG GTACTAATTCAGATGAGGAGGACGACCTTCTTCACCTGGAAGACTCAGACACAGAGCTAGCAGACGACGGGGAGATCGGACcagtcctgcag tttgaCTTCGCCAGTCTGGCCGACAAGCTATTTGAGTTGGCCAGTCGGAGCAACACACCCAACCAGAACAGACAGAGACTCTACAAAATCATAAAAGT cTTGCGGAACCTCAGTGAAG GTATCTTCCCTCAGGATGAATATCCAGAGGAGGTCTccacagatgaagatgatgaaatgTTTGGTAGCagaaagaggatgaagaggaaaagaggcctggcagaggaggaagaaggggatGGAGGTGGTGGCCCCACAGCCAAGAAAAGGAAAG GGAAGAAAAAGGACGTGGGAAAACTTGGCAAGCAAAACGAGGACTCCACAAAAGATGACAAAGAACCAGCAAACTTAACTACCAATGATGACActattaagaagaagaagaagaagaaaaagaaaaagaggaaagcaggagtgagtgagagtgtagGTAGCAAGGAAAATGCAGTGGAGTCAGAGCAGGTAAAGGTTGTGGTTTCACCGACTGAGACAGACACTCAGGGAAGTGTGGTTAAAGACTCTGAAAAAGTGGAAACTTCAGGAGCTCAGAAGTGTTCTCAACCAGTGGGTTCTGCCCGAGATGTAGAAAAGGAGGAACCGATGGAAACCTCCAAGTCATCTGTAAAAATCACAGAGAAAGTAACTCTGACGGTCACAGAGGGCCAAACAGAAACTCTGCTGCCCTTAGAGGTAAAGAACCAGTCATCAGTTACAGTCACTGATGAAGCCGGCCAACCAGAGCCTCAGGCAGCTGAAGACACCAACAGGGACCAGGCAGAGACTTTGTccaagaagaggaaaaaaaagaagtctgaAGCCAAGGTGCCTAAGCCCGATGGGACGGTGACCGAGGCATCAGGGACACAGCCTGCACCCGTTACCCACGAAGAAGATACTTCCGTGGAGGCAGCAGAGCCAGAGAACTTCCTTGAAGCtgcaaaaccaaagaaaaaagggaagaaggACCTGAAGGCTGAGAAGAAAGCAGAGGGGATTGAGGCTGAATCACACACTGAGGTAGCAAGCACAGAAGCAGAGAAAATAAATCGTGATGCTTCCACCCCTGAGACTGATGCTACAACCCCAGCCAAGAAGaagagcaagaaaaagaaagcagaggAGGGTAAGGCCGAAGTACAGGTCGCAAGGGAGGGAGGAATCACGGAAGCTGAGACTGTATCAATTGGTGGCGAAGCATCACAAGATACCATGATGACTCcactaaagaaaacaaagaagctCAAGAACAAAGTGCAGGAAGTGGAAGAAACAGATGTGACCCTTGAAGCCTCCACAGATACCAGCGCTGTAACTCcatcaaagaagaaaaagaagaagaatcagaGGGCATCAAAGACTGAGGAGCTAAAAGAGGACAATGTAGCCGTCAGAGAAACACCACAGGAACCGCTGTCCGaggtcaccatggcaacgacAATCAAGacgaagaaaaagaaacaaaaggcaACAGCTGACCAGATGGCAGGGGACAGGGGTGATACTGAGGCGGAGGTGGGTGGTGAGCCCCTGTCAGAAgaagctcctccagagagtCAAGTGCTCCCTTCCTCTGAGAAGAAGagcaagaagaagaggaagattcCTGTGGTGTTTGAGTTTGAGGCTGATGAGCTGGAGGCAGCTGCACAGGAAGCTGTGACAGCCAATGGCCCCACAGAGGAAGAGACCACTGCCAAGAAGGCAAAACTGAGCCAT ACTGCTGAGAAGCCATCTACCCCACTGAGCTCTAAAAAGTCACAAAAGAAGGCGAAGGTGGCAAAGACAGGGTCTGATTTCATCTCCTTCCAGAGCAGCGCCTCCATTCCAACACCACTCTTCTGTAAGACCAAGGGAAGCTCCAGCACACCTCTGTCTGGCAAGAAG AAGTGCCAGACTCCTCAGTCAGAATCAAAGAAGGTGACCTTTGGCCTCaagaataataaaacagcag AGTTTAGGAAGACGGATCGTAGCTTGCTGGTGAGTCCAGAGGGATCGTCAAGAGTGCCCTTTGACCCCAAGCAGAAGCCCAAATTTGGTGTGTTAAAATCTCCAGGGGGCTTGCACAGCACCAGCGTCAAAAAGACGCCCAAGAGCAACAAAAAGGCAAAGGCCTCCACCACACCTAAGAGCACCCCGAAAAGACGGCCCACTGCAGCAGACTTCTTCTAA
- the LOC115379868 gene encoding zinc finger matrin-type protein 5-like, giving the protein MGKRYYCDYCDRSFQDNMHNRKKHLNGVQHHRAKKAWFDHFRDFAAILDDELAKKPCRKFLQTGVCGFGPNCRFSHMSEEDLASLKRQIEDERQHRDNPNGRSSPKRSIEEWLTRREKKRISLSSKGVLKDEEDEEGSPAESDIPQQLLSVPDLPPSLLPPPPGGWKVNPTTEWG; this is encoded by the exons ATGGGGAAGCGCTACTACTGTGACTACTGTGACCGCTCCTTTCAGGACAACATGCACAACAGGAAGAAACACCTGAACGGCGTGCAGCATCACAGAGCCAAGAAGGCCTGGTTTGATCACTTCAGAG ACTTTGCAGCCATTCTGGATGATGAGCTAGCCAAGAAACCCTGCAGGAAATTTCTCCAAACAG GAGTTTGCGGTTTTGGCCCCAACTGCAGGTTTTCCCACATGTCCGAAGAAGACTTGGCAAGCCTAAAAAGGCAGATTGAAG ATGAAAGACAGCACAGAGACAACCCTAATGGCAGATCTTCACCCAAGCGAAGCATAGAAGAGTGGCTCACAAGACGAGAGAAGAAAAGAATTTCCCTCAGTAGCAAAGG AGTTCTcaaagatgaggaggatgaagaagggAGCCCGGCAGAAAGTGACATACCTCAGCAGCTCCTTTCCGTTCCTGATCTTCCTCCCTCACTGTTGCCCCCTCCACCAGGGGGATGGAAAGTCAACCCCACCACTGAATGGGGTTGA
- the LOC115379666 gene encoding m7GpppN-mRNA hydrolase-like, with amino-acid sequence MLLTNMETKRVEIPSDVLDDLCSRFILHIPSEERDNAIRVCFQIELAHWFYLDFCMQNTPGLPQCGIRDFAKAVFQHCPFLLPHGEDVQKVIEQWKEYKMGVPTYGAIILDEALENVLLVQGYLVKSGWGFPKGKVNEDEAPHDCAVREVLEETGFDIKDRICKDMFIEQKITDQLARLYIIPGVSKDTKFNPKTRKEIRNIEWFPIEKLPCHRNDMTPKSKLGLAPNKFFMAIPFVRPLREWIARVKGESTDSDEDFVNTGSLPWKPLDNPRSKYRCSQGAETSPGDSWAKYKQQKALGQLGQYELGQVTKVKNPNVKGNGRKCQDSPNVKKGVNGNGVSSQPVKTSAKEEKRFQPRRLQDSFEKDGAQCSSTNGHETVYTSDCEQLLSSRSFLNFRFDREAIMKCFDS; translated from the coding sequence ATGCTTTTAACCAACATGGAGACAAAAAGAGTGGAGATCCCCTCCGACGTACTGGACGACCTGTGCAGCCGGTTCATCCTCCACATCCCGAGCGAGGAGAGGGACAACGCCATCCGGGTGTGTTTCCAGATCGAGCTGGCCCACTGGTTCTACCTGGACTTCTGCATGCAGAACACACCGGGTTTACCTCAGTGTGGCATCAGAGACTTCGCCAAAGCTGTTTTCCAACACTGTCCCTTCCTGCTGCCCCATGGAGAGGATGTGCAGAAGGTCATAGAGCAGTGGAAGGAGTACAAGATGGGTGTCCCCACCTATGGTGCCATTATTTTAGACGAGGCACTGGAAAACGTCCTGCTTGTCCAGGGCTATCTGGTGAAGTCAGGGTGGGGCTTTCCAAAGGGCAAGGTCAATGAAGATGAAGCTCCCCATGACTGTGCAGTTCGGGAAGTTTTGGAGGAGACGGGCTTCGACATCAAGGATCGCATCTGCAAAGACATGTTCATTGAGCAGAAAATCACTGACCAGCTGGCCCGGCTCTACATCATACCAGGAGTGTCAAAGGACACCAAGTTCAACCCCAAAACCAGGAAGGAGATCAGGAACATCGAGTGGTTCCCGATTGAGAAGCTTCCGTGTCACAGGAACGACATGACTCCAAAGTCTAAACTTGGACTTGCCCCTAATAAGTTTTTCATGGCCATTCCGTTTGTGAGACCGCTGAGAGAATGGATTGCCAGAGTGAAGGGGGAGTCCACAGACAGCGATGAGGACTTTGTGAACACCGGCAGCCTTCCATGGAAACCTTTGGACAATCCACGCTCAAAATACAGGTGTTCCCAGGGCGCCGAAACATCTCCAGGAGACAGCTGGGCCAAATACAAGCAACAGAAGGCCCTCGGACAACTGGGCCAGTATGAGCTCGGTCAGGTCACGAAAGTCAAAAACccaaatgtgaaaggcaacGGGAGGAAGTGTCAAGATTCCCCTAATGTGAAGAAGGGGGTCAATGGCAATGGAGTCAGCAGCCAGCCGGTGAAAACGTCagcaaaggaggagaagagattTCAGCCCAGAAGACTGCAAGACAGTTTTGAGAAAGACGGGGCCCAGTGCAGCTCCACCAACGGCCACGAGACAGTCTACACCTCAGACTGTGAAcagctgctctcctccaggTCCTTCCTCAACTTCAGATTCGACAGGGAAGCCATCATGAAATGTTTTGACTCCTGA